One genomic segment of Pongo abelii isolate AG06213 chromosome 13, NHGRI_mPonAbe1-v2.0_pri, whole genome shotgun sequence includes these proteins:
- the FCN2 gene encoding ficolin-2 isoform X1: MELDRAVGVLGSATLLLTFLGMAWALQAADTCPEVKMVGLEGSDKLTILRGCPGLPGAPGPKGEAGTNGKRGERGPPGPPGKAGPPGSNGAPGEPQPCLTGPRTCKDLLDRGHFLSGWHTIYLPDCQPLTVLCDMDTDGGGWTVFQRRVDGSVDFYRDWAAYKQGFGSRLGEFWLGNDNIHTLTARGTSELRVDLVDFEDNHQFAKYRSFKVADEAEKYSLVLGAFLEGSAGDSLTSHNNQSFSTKDQDNDRNTGNCAVMYQGAWWYKNCHVSNLNGRYLRGTHGSFANGINWKSGKGYNYSYKVSEMKVRPA; this comes from the exons ATGGAGCTGGACAGAGCTGTGGGGGTCCTGGGCTCTGCCACCCTGCTGCTTACTTTCCTGGGCATGGCCTGGGCTCTCCAGGCGGCAGACACCTGTCCAG AAGTGAAGATGGTGGGCCTGGAGGGCTCTGACAAGCTCACCATTCTCCGAGGCTGCCCGGGGCTGCCTGGGGCCCCTGGGCCCAAGGGAGAGGCAGGCACCAATGGAAAGAGAG GAGAACGCGGCCCCCCTGGACCTCCTGGGAAGGCAGGACCACCTGGGTCCAACG GAGCACCTGGGGAGCCCCAGCCATGCCTGACAG GCCCACGCACCTGCAAGGACCTGCTAGACCGAGGGCACTTCCTGAGCGGCTGGCACACCATCTACCTGCCCGACTGCCAGCCCCTGACGGTGCTCTGTGACATGGACACGGACGGAGGGGGCTGGACT GTTTTCCAGCGGAGGGTGGATGGCTCCGTGGACTTCTACCGGGACTGGGCCGCGTACAAGCAGGGCTTCGGCAGTCGGCTGGGGGAGTTCTGGCTGGGGAATGACAACATCCACACCCTGACAGCCCGGG GAACCAGCGAGCTCCGTGTAGACCTGGTGGACTTTGAGGACAACCACCAGTTTGCTAAGTACAGATCATTCAAGGTGGCCGACGAGGCGGAGAAGTACAGTCTGGTCCTGGGGGCCTTTCTGGAGGGCAGTGCGG GTGATTCCCTGACGTCCCACAACAACCAGTCCTTCTCCACCAAAGACCAGGACAATGACCGTAACACTGGAAATTGTGCTGTGATGTATCAGGGAGCTTGGTGGTACAAAAACTGCCATGTGTCAAACCTGAATGGTCGCTACCTCAGGGGGACTCATGGCAGCTTTGCAAATGGCATCAACTGGAAGTCGGGGAAAGGATACAATTATAGCTACAAGGTGTCAGAGATGAAGGTGCGACCTGCCTAG
- the FCN2 gene encoding ficolin-2 isoform X2 — protein MELDRAVGVLGSATLLLTFLGMAWALQAADTCPGERGPPGPPGKAGPPGSNGAPGEPQPCLTGPRTCKDLLDRGHFLSGWHTIYLPDCQPLTVLCDMDTDGGGWTVFQRRVDGSVDFYRDWAAYKQGFGSRLGEFWLGNDNIHTLTARGTSELRVDLVDFEDNHQFAKYRSFKVADEAEKYSLVLGAFLEGSAGDSLTSHNNQSFSTKDQDNDRNTGNCAVMYQGAWWYKNCHVSNLNGRYLRGTHGSFANGINWKSGKGYNYSYKVSEMKVRPA, from the exons ATGGAGCTGGACAGAGCTGTGGGGGTCCTGGGCTCTGCCACCCTGCTGCTTACTTTCCTGGGCATGGCCTGGGCTCTCCAGGCGGCAGACACCTGTCCAG GAGAACGCGGCCCCCCTGGACCTCCTGGGAAGGCAGGACCACCTGGGTCCAACG GAGCACCTGGGGAGCCCCAGCCATGCCTGACAG GCCCACGCACCTGCAAGGACCTGCTAGACCGAGGGCACTTCCTGAGCGGCTGGCACACCATCTACCTGCCCGACTGCCAGCCCCTGACGGTGCTCTGTGACATGGACACGGACGGAGGGGGCTGGACT GTTTTCCAGCGGAGGGTGGATGGCTCCGTGGACTTCTACCGGGACTGGGCCGCGTACAAGCAGGGCTTCGGCAGTCGGCTGGGGGAGTTCTGGCTGGGGAATGACAACATCCACACCCTGACAGCCCGGG GAACCAGCGAGCTCCGTGTAGACCTGGTGGACTTTGAGGACAACCACCAGTTTGCTAAGTACAGATCATTCAAGGTGGCCGACGAGGCGGAGAAGTACAGTCTGGTCCTGGGGGCCTTTCTGGAGGGCAGTGCGG GTGATTCCCTGACGTCCCACAACAACCAGTCCTTCTCCACCAAAGACCAGGACAATGACCGTAACACTGGAAATTGTGCTGTGATGTATCAGGGAGCTTGGTGGTACAAAAACTGCCATGTGTCAAACCTGAATGGTCGCTACCTCAGGGGGACTCATGGCAGCTTTGCAAATGGCATCAACTGGAAGTCGGGGAAAGGATACAATTATAGCTACAAGGTGTCAGAGATGAAGGTGCGACCTGCCTAG